The following proteins come from a genomic window of Streptomyces sp. GS7:
- a CDS encoding long-chain fatty acid--CoA ligase has product MLSTMQDVPLTVSRILTHGSTVHGKSQVITWTGEAEPHRRTFAEIGRRAAQLAHALRDELGVAAEERVATLLWNNAEHMEAYLGIPAMGAVLHTLNLRLPAEQLAWIVHHAEDRVVLVNGTLIPLLAPLLPALPGVEHVVVVGGGGDRGLLAESPARVHDYEELIAGRPEHYDWPEIDEREAAALCYTSGTTGDPKGVLYSHRSLYLHSMQVNTAEAFALSSRDITLPVVPMFHVNAWGLPHAAFMAGASLLMPDRFLQPAPLAEMIERVRPTIGAAVPTIWQGLLAELDARKRDVACLHTVVIGGSACPPALMRGFEERHGIRVVHAWGMTETSPLGSVSHPPAGVSGEEEWAYRATQGRFPASVEARLIGPNGEELPRDGVAAGELEVRGPWIAGAYYGGAQGEPLRPEDKFSPDGWLRTGDVGTITPDGYLTLTDRAKDVIKSGGEWISSVELENHLMAHPGVAEAAVVAVPDEKWGERPLATVVLTDGTAITYEELRAFLGERIARWQLPERWAVIPSVPKTSVGKFDKKVLRRQYADGELDVTHLA; this is encoded by the coding sequence GTGCTCAGCACGATGCAGGACGTACCGCTCACCGTCTCGCGAATCCTCACCCATGGGTCCACAGTCCACGGGAAGTCGCAGGTGATCACCTGGACCGGCGAGGCCGAGCCGCACCGCCGCACCTTCGCCGAGATCGGCCGCCGGGCCGCCCAGCTGGCGCACGCGCTGCGCGACGAGCTGGGAGTGGCCGCCGAGGAGCGGGTCGCCACGCTCCTGTGGAACAACGCCGAGCACATGGAGGCGTACCTCGGGATCCCCGCCATGGGCGCGGTGCTGCACACGCTCAACCTGCGGCTGCCGGCCGAGCAGTTGGCATGGATCGTCCACCACGCCGAGGACCGGGTCGTGCTGGTGAACGGGACGCTGATCCCGCTGCTGGCACCGCTGCTGCCGGCACTGCCCGGGGTGGAGCACGTGGTCGTCGTCGGCGGGGGCGGCGACCGGGGGCTGCTCGCGGAATCCCCGGCCCGGGTGCACGACTACGAGGAGCTGATCGCCGGCCGGCCGGAGCACTACGACTGGCCGGAGATCGACGAGCGGGAGGCGGCGGCGCTCTGCTACACGTCCGGGACGACCGGCGACCCCAAGGGCGTGCTGTACAGCCACCGTTCGCTGTATCTGCACTCGATGCAGGTGAACACCGCCGAGGCGTTCGCCCTCAGCTCGCGGGACATCACGCTTCCCGTGGTGCCGATGTTCCATGTGAACGCCTGGGGACTGCCGCACGCCGCGTTCATGGCCGGGGCCTCGCTCCTGATGCCGGACCGCTTCCTGCAGCCCGCCCCGCTCGCCGAGATGATCGAGCGGGTCCGGCCCACCATCGGCGCCGCCGTACCGACCATCTGGCAGGGCCTGCTGGCCGAACTCGACGCCCGCAAGCGGGACGTGGCCTGCCTGCACACCGTCGTCATCGGCGGATCGGCGTGCCCGCCGGCCCTGATGCGCGGATTCGAGGAGCGGCACGGGATCCGGGTCGTGCACGCCTGGGGCATGACCGAGACCTCGCCGCTGGGCAGCGTCTCGCACCCGCCGGCCGGGGTGAGCGGCGAGGAGGAGTGGGCCTACCGCGCCACCCAGGGGCGCTTCCCGGCCTCCGTCGAGGCCCGGCTGATCGGCCCGAACGGCGAGGAGCTGCCCCGGGACGGCGTCGCGGCCGGCGAGCTGGAGGTGCGCGGGCCGTGGATCGCGGGGGCGTACTACGGCGGGGCGCAGGGTGAACCGCTGCGCCCCGAGGACAAGTTCAGCCCGGACGGCTGGCTGCGCACCGGCGACGTCGGGACCATCACCCCGGACGGCTATCTGACGCTGACCGACCGGGCCAAGGACGTCATCAAGTCGGGCGGCGAGTGGATCTCGTCGGTGGAGCTGGAGAACCACCTGATGGCCCACCCCGGGGTCGCGGAGGCCGCCGTGGTGGCCGTGCCGGACGAGAAGTGGGGCGAACGGCCGCTGGCGACGGTGGTGTTGACGGACGGTACGGCGATCACGTACGAGGAGCTGCGGGCGTTCCTCGGCGAGCGGATCGCGCGCTGGCAGCTGCCCGAGCGGTGGGCGGTCATCCCGTCGGTGCCGAAGACGAGCGTGGGGAAGTTCGACAAGAAGGTGCTGCGGCGGCAGTACGCGGACGGTGAGCTGGACGTGACCCACCTGGCGTGA
- a CDS encoding SpoIIE family protein phosphatase, with protein MAPLSPHTTAPQDIESVSRKGLPANQLAAAGARRFVRTLLTERAAAPDAAPGAAAISQELIDQAVLLVSELVTNAVMYAGTEIDVTCRLEYGRKPAAGTAGGRGDGSAPDGPATVGIVLEVSDRHPSRVVRGGVDARSGEPGYGLQLVSALAESWGVTYRKATKTVWFRLEATEGVRGIEHVTSGPRPHAAETPVSAPRGHERPRHGHASEWADRGGPSFLAETSELLAGQLDQDMVTALAAQLLVPRLADWCAIWLSDEGGRMQLSRVWHVDERRIAPLRADLERDQPTDAVRTAGTPWPWPECAGAAPSGGSALAFPLVARGTEQGVLLLGRAGQLKMTDTVVRMVEDVARRVAQAVYTARQYTRQTTISLALQRRQLPASLASIVGVDTAIVYEPHGEGQTVGGDFYDIFPMGECRWCFLLGDVQGKDPEAMSVTGLARHLVRLLAREGHGVESVLGRLNLAMAEESAEAVELGGEQASSRFLSLLYGELAVDTGVPGARCTVASAGHPPPLHLFTDGSVEPASDPQMLLGIDEGTEYHASTFTLAPGETLLCVTDGVTERRCGNWQLDDNDGLIEVLRDGLGLGAKALAEHVRRAAHDFGTGPVEDDLSVLVLQAVTPKADPAADPEQELRV; from the coding sequence GTGGCACCGCTGTCCCCACACACCACGGCTCCTCAGGACATCGAATCGGTGTCCCGCAAAGGGCTGCCGGCGAACCAGCTGGCAGCCGCCGGAGCGCGCCGGTTCGTCCGTACGCTGCTGACCGAACGGGCGGCTGCCCCGGACGCCGCACCTGGCGCCGCGGCCATCAGCCAGGAACTCATCGACCAGGCCGTGCTCCTGGTGAGCGAACTGGTCACCAACGCCGTCATGTACGCCGGGACCGAGATCGACGTGACCTGCCGGCTGGAGTACGGGCGAAAGCCCGCCGCGGGCACCGCAGGGGGGCGGGGCGACGGGAGCGCGCCCGATGGCCCGGCCACCGTCGGCATCGTCCTCGAAGTCTCCGACCGGCACCCCTCCCGCGTCGTACGCGGTGGGGTCGACGCCCGCAGCGGTGAGCCCGGTTACGGCCTCCAGCTCGTCAGCGCGCTCGCCGAGTCCTGGGGCGTGACCTACCGCAAGGCGACCAAGACGGTGTGGTTCCGGCTGGAGGCGACCGAGGGCGTGCGCGGGATCGAGCACGTCACCTCCGGGCCCCGTCCGCATGCGGCCGAGACCCCGGTGAGCGCGCCCCGCGGCCATGAGCGCCCCCGGCACGGCCACGCCTCCGAGTGGGCCGACCGCGGCGGCCCGTCCTTCCTCGCCGAGACCAGCGAACTGCTCGCCGGCCAGCTCGACCAGGACATGGTGACCGCGCTCGCGGCCCAGCTGCTGGTGCCGCGGCTCGCCGACTGGTGCGCGATCTGGCTGAGCGACGAGGGCGGCCGGATGCAGCTCTCCCGCGTCTGGCACGTCGACGAGCGGCGGATCGCCCCGCTCCGCGCCGATCTGGAACGCGACCAGCCCACCGACGCCGTCCGTACCGCCGGCACCCCCTGGCCCTGGCCGGAATGCGCCGGTGCGGCCCCCTCCGGCGGCTCGGCGCTGGCCTTCCCGCTGGTCGCCCGCGGCACCGAGCAGGGCGTGCTGCTGCTCGGCCGGGCGGGCCAGCTCAAGATGACCGACACCGTCGTACGGATGGTGGAGGACGTCGCGCGCCGGGTCGCCCAGGCCGTCTACACCGCCCGCCAGTACACCCGCCAGACCACCATCAGCCTGGCCCTCCAGCGCCGTCAGCTGCCCGCTTCGCTGGCCAGCATCGTCGGCGTGGACACCGCGATCGTCTACGAGCCGCACGGCGAGGGGCAGACCGTCGGCGGCGACTTTTACGACATCTTCCCGATGGGCGAGTGCCGCTGGTGCTTCCTCCTGGGGGACGTCCAGGGCAAGGACCCCGAGGCGATGTCGGTGACCGGGCTGGCCCGCCACCTGGTGCGGCTGCTGGCCCGTGAGGGCCACGGGGTGGAATCGGTCCTCGGGCGGTTGAACCTGGCCATGGCCGAGGAGAGCGCCGAGGCGGTGGAGCTCGGCGGCGAGCAGGCCAGCTCCCGCTTCCTGAGCCTGCTGTACGGCGAACTCGCCGTCGACACCGGCGTCCCCGGGGCCCGCTGCACGGTCGCCAGCGCCGGCCATCCGCCACCGCTGCACCTGTTCACCGACGGCTCCGTCGAGCCCGCCTCCGATCCGCAGATGCTCCTGGGCATCGACGAGGGCACCGAGTACCACGCCAGCACCTTCACCCTCGCCCCCGGCGAGACGCTGCTCTGCGTCACCGACGGGGTCACCGAACGCCGGTGCGGCAACTGGCAGTTGGACGACAACGACGGGCTGATCGAGGTGCTGCGCGACGGCCTCGGCCTGGGCGCCAAGGCCCTCGCGGAGCACGTGCGCCGAGCCGCCCACGACTTCGGCACCGGACCCGTGGAGGACGACCTCTCGGTCCTGGTCCTCCAGGCGGTGACCCCGAAGGCGGACCCGGCCGCGGACCCGGAGCAGGAGCTCCGGGTGTGA
- a CDS encoding HAMP domain-containing protein, translating to MAPDPTRPGSTAPPTPRPDGEWVRTSELRPLLAAMHALRDGDFTAQVERPQDGTPTDGVLADMTGVFSQIVARNAHLAAELQRVRHEVIRQGRLDERISASPGQGGWTTNVEAANTVLEALVVPVAKATRVLDAVADGDLTRHVDLHDGNRQLRGDLRRLGSGVNRMVDQLSLFTGEVTRVAREVGTEGRLGGRAKVQGLSGDWLHVTEAVNAMASRLTAQVRDIAVVTTAVARGDLTQQVTVEATGELLELKLTVNTMVDQLRAFADEVTRVAREVGTEGQLGGRAQVRGVSGVWKDLTDNVNLMASNLTWQVRNIAQVTTAVANGDLSQKITVDAQGEILELKSTINTMVDQLSAFADEVTRVAREVGTEGRLGGRAQVRGVSGVWKDLTESVNFMADNLTSQVRNIAQVATAVAEGDLGKTITVEAKGEILELKSTINTMVDQLSAFADEVTRVAREVGTEGNLGGQAQVRGVSGVWKELTDNVNSMALNLTSQVRNIAQVTTAVANGDLSKKIDVDARGEILELKDTVNTMVKQLRAFADEVTRVAREVGTEGRLGGRAQVHGVSGVWKNLTDNVNSMADNLTSQVRNIAQVATAVARGDLSKKIDVDARGEILELKTTINTMVDTLSSFASEVTRVAREVGSEGQLGGQARVEGVYGTWKQLTTSVNELALNLTTQVRAIAEVASAVTQGDMSGSITVDAQGEVAALKNNVNLMVANLRETTRAKDWLESNLTRIAGLMQGHRDLVEVADLILRELTPLVNAQFGAFFLAEAGAEPGEGLELIAGYGTGRPEGRRALPRLRMGTPGWGLITQAAMEKKRILVEAVPSDYITISSGLGASAPASVVILPVLFEDQVLGVIELASFSRFSEVHLAFIDQFVNTIGVSINTIIANSRTESLLSESQRLTAELRQRSDELQLTNAELEEKAALLATSSQYKSEFLANMSHELRTPLNSLLVLSRLLADNPEGHLTPQEVEFAVTIHRAGSDLLQLINDILDLSKIEAGRMDVHPKALPLKKLLDYVRATFRPLTVDRGLSFDVRVGDDVPEELFSDEQRLQQILRNLLSNAVKFTSTGGVELIVERVPGTDFEEESLRTADAVIAMSVKDTGIGIPPEKLDGIFEAFQQSDGTTNRKYGGTGLGLSISRDMAALLGGRIKAESEVDVGSTFTLYVPARYTGPFPAPGPASAPRPAESGAQPGAGAVAAGGAGAAGVTGGTAGPGNGTLGRPVLAEQLTGPPPALTPRRGDVFPTQESLAPRTTVRPAEGGDVTWPETTRLKDWLSGRAGRVLADRRILIVDDDIRNVFALTHVLGRVGISVKYAENGREGLEVLDRAPDVSLVLMDIMMPEMDGYEMIRAIRRTPRFAALPIVALTAKAMPGDREKAIESGANDYIPKPVDVDRLLSVICGLLDPANGPFAAPRPDSGVSGTPTSGTAKAVTATSGTPGNGTTGNDPETPAPDAPAPDAPEAGSAAHPPETGEHHPEPESPSPSPSSDTAAAPDDGGTAGQ from the coding sequence ATGGCACCCGACCCGACCCGCCCCGGGTCCACTGCTCCCCCGACTCCCCGCCCTGACGGAGAGTGGGTGCGGACGAGCGAGCTGCGCCCCCTGCTCGCGGCCATGCACGCCCTGCGGGACGGCGATTTCACCGCCCAGGTGGAGCGCCCCCAGGACGGCACCCCGACCGACGGCGTGCTCGCCGACATGACCGGCGTCTTCTCCCAGATCGTCGCGCGCAACGCGCATCTGGCCGCCGAGCTCCAGCGCGTACGCCATGAGGTCATCCGGCAGGGCAGGCTGGACGAACGGATCAGCGCGAGCCCCGGCCAGGGCGGCTGGACGACCAATGTCGAGGCGGCCAACACCGTGCTGGAAGCACTGGTGGTCCCGGTCGCCAAGGCCACCCGGGTGCTGGACGCGGTCGCGGACGGCGATCTGACCCGGCATGTCGACCTGCACGACGGCAACCGCCAGCTCCGCGGCGATCTGCGCCGCCTGGGCAGCGGGGTGAACCGCATGGTCGACCAGCTCTCGCTGTTCACCGGCGAGGTCACCCGGGTCGCCCGCGAGGTCGGCACCGAGGGCCGCCTGGGCGGCCGGGCGAAGGTCCAGGGGCTGTCCGGCGACTGGCTGCACGTGACCGAGGCGGTCAACGCCATGGCGTCGCGGCTGACGGCGCAGGTGCGGGACATCGCGGTGGTGACGACGGCGGTGGCCCGCGGCGATCTGACCCAGCAGGTGACGGTCGAGGCCACCGGTGAGCTGCTGGAGCTGAAGCTCACCGTGAACACCATGGTCGACCAGCTGCGGGCGTTCGCCGACGAGGTGACCAGGGTGGCCCGCGAGGTCGGCACCGAGGGGCAGCTCGGCGGTCGGGCGCAGGTCCGGGGCGTGTCCGGGGTCTGGAAGGACCTCACCGACAACGTCAACCTCATGGCGTCCAACCTGACCTGGCAGGTCCGCAACATCGCCCAGGTGACCACCGCGGTGGCCAACGGCGACCTCAGCCAGAAGATCACCGTCGACGCGCAGGGCGAGATCCTGGAGCTGAAGTCGACGATCAACACCATGGTCGACCAGCTCTCCGCCTTCGCCGACGAGGTCACCCGGGTCGCCCGCGAGGTCGGCACGGAAGGCCGGCTGGGCGGCCGGGCGCAGGTCCGGGGCGTGTCCGGGGTCTGGAAGGACCTCACCGAGAGCGTCAACTTCATGGCGGACAACCTGACCTCCCAGGTCCGCAACATCGCCCAGGTCGCCACCGCCGTCGCGGAGGGCGACCTCGGCAAGACGATCACCGTCGAGGCCAAGGGCGAGATCCTGGAGCTGAAGTCGACGATCAACACCATGGTCGACCAGCTCTCCGCCTTCGCCGACGAGGTCACCCGGGTCGCCCGCGAGGTCGGCACCGAGGGCAACCTGGGCGGCCAGGCTCAGGTCCGAGGCGTGTCCGGGGTCTGGAAGGAACTCACCGACAACGTCAACTCCATGGCGCTGAACCTGACCTCCCAGGTCCGCAACATCGCCCAGGTGACCACCGCGGTCGCCAACGGCGACCTGTCCAAGAAGATCGACGTCGACGCCCGCGGCGAGATCCTGGAGCTGAAGGACACCGTGAACACCATGGTCAAGCAGCTGCGGGCGTTCGCGGACGAGGTCACCAGGGTGGCCCGCGAGGTCGGCACCGAGGGCCGGCTGGGCGGGCGCGCCCAGGTCCACGGGGTGTCCGGGGTCTGGAAGAACCTCACCGACAACGTCAACTCCATGGCGGACAACCTGACGTCGCAGGTCCGCAACATCGCCCAGGTGGCCACCGCCGTCGCCCGCGGCGACCTGTCCAAGAAGATCGACGTCGACGCCCGCGGCGAGATCCTGGAGCTGAAGACCACCATCAACACGATGGTCGACACCCTCTCCTCGTTCGCCTCCGAGGTGACCCGGGTGGCGCGCGAGGTGGGCAGCGAGGGCCAGCTGGGCGGCCAGGCCCGGGTCGAGGGCGTCTACGGGACCTGGAAGCAGCTGACCACCAGCGTCAACGAGCTGGCGCTGAACCTGACGACGCAGGTGCGGGCGATCGCCGAGGTCGCCAGCGCGGTCACCCAGGGCGACATGTCCGGGTCGATCACCGTGGACGCCCAGGGCGAGGTCGCCGCCCTGAAGAACAACGTCAACCTGATGGTCGCCAACCTGCGCGAGACCACCCGCGCCAAGGACTGGCTGGAGTCCAACCTGACCCGTATCGCGGGTCTGATGCAGGGCCACCGCGATCTGGTCGAGGTCGCGGACCTGATCCTGCGCGAGCTGACACCGCTGGTGAACGCCCAGTTCGGCGCGTTCTTCCTGGCCGAGGCGGGGGCCGAGCCGGGCGAGGGGCTGGAGCTGATCGCCGGGTACGGGACCGGCCGTCCCGAGGGCCGGCGCGCGCTGCCGCGGCTGCGGATGGGCACCCCCGGCTGGGGCCTGATCACCCAGGCGGCGATGGAGAAGAAGCGCATCCTCGTGGAGGCCGTGCCCTCGGACTACATCACCATCAGCTCCGGGCTCGGCGCGTCGGCCCCGGCCAGCGTCGTCATCCTGCCGGTCCTCTTCGAGGACCAGGTGCTCGGCGTGATCGAGCTGGCCTCCTTCAGCCGCTTCAGCGAGGTGCACCTCGCCTTCATCGACCAGTTCGTGAACACCATCGGCGTCTCCATCAACACCATCATCGCCAACTCCCGTACCGAGTCCCTGCTGTCGGAGTCCCAGCGGCTGACCGCCGAGCTGCGCCAGCGCTCCGACGAACTCCAGCTCACCAACGCCGAGTTGGAGGAGAAGGCCGCACTGCTGGCGACCTCCTCCCAGTACAAGTCCGAGTTCCTGGCGAACATGTCGCACGAGCTGCGCACCCCGCTCAACTCCCTGCTGGTCCTCTCCCGCCTCCTCGCCGACAACCCGGAGGGCCATCTCACCCCGCAGGAGGTGGAGTTCGCCGTCACCATCCACCGCGCCGGCTCCGACCTCCTCCAGCTCATCAACGACATCCTCGACCTGTCCAAGATCGAGGCGGGGCGGATGGACGTCCACCCCAAGGCCCTGCCGCTGAAGAAGCTGCTCGACTACGTCCGCGCGACCTTCCGCCCGCTCACCGTCGACCGCGGCCTCAGCTTCGACGTCAGGGTCGGCGACGACGTCCCCGAAGAACTCTTCTCCGACGAGCAGCGCCTCCAGCAGATTCTGCGCAACCTCCTCTCCAACGCGGTGAAGTTCACCTCCACCGGCGGCGTCGAACTGATCGTGGAACGGGTACCGGGCACCGACTTCGAGGAGGAGTCGCTGCGCACCGCCGACGCCGTGATCGCCATGTCCGTCAAGGACACCGGAATCGGTATCCCCCCGGAGAAACTCGACGGGATCTTCGAGGCGTTCCAGCAGTCCGACGGCACCACCAACCGCAAATACGGCGGCACCGGCCTCGGCCTCTCCATCAGCCGGGACATGGCCGCGCTGCTGGGCGGCCGGATCAAGGCCGAGAGCGAGGTGGACGTCGGATCGACCTTCACGCTCTACGTGCCCGCGCGCTACACCGGGCCGTTCCCGGCGCCCGGCCCGGCGTCCGCGCCCCGCCCGGCGGAGAGCGGCGCACAGCCGGGCGCGGGTGCCGTGGCGGCCGGCGGGGCCGGCGCGGCGGGCGTGACCGGCGGGACGGCCGGGCCGGGCAACGGAACCCTGGGCCGCCCGGTGCTGGCCGAGCAGCTCACCGGCCCGCCACCCGCCCTCACCCCGCGGCGCGGCGACGTCTTCCCCACCCAGGAGAGCCTCGCCCCCCGCACGACCGTCCGGCCCGCCGAGGGCGGCGACGTCACCTGGCCCGAGACCACCCGGCTCAAGGATTGGCTGAGCGGACGCGCCGGGCGCGTCCTGGCCGATCGCCGCATCCTCATCGTCGACGACGACATCCGTAACGTCTTCGCGCTGACGCACGTGCTCGGCCGGGTCGGCATCAGCGTCAAATACGCGGAGAACGGCCGCGAGGGCCTGGAGGTCCTCGACCGGGCACCGGATGTGTCGCTGGTCCTGATGGACATCATGATGCCGGAAATGGACGGCTACGAAATGATCCGGGCCATTCGCCGGACACCCCGGTTCGCCGCCCTCCCCATTGTCGCGCTCACCGCCAAGGCCATGCCGGGCGACCGCGAGAAGGCCATCGAGAGCGGGGCCAACGACTACATCCCGAAACCGGTGGACGTGGACCGGCTGCTGTCGGTGATCTGCGGGCTGCTGGACCCGGCGAACGGCCCGTTCGCGGCTCCCCGGCCGGATTCCGGCGTCTCCGGTACGCCAACGTCCGGGACGGCAAAGGCCGTTACGGCAACGTCCGGGACACCGGGGAACGGGACGACGGGGAACGACCCCGAGACCCCCGCGCCGGACGCCCCCGCGCCGGACGCCCCCGAGGCCGGCTCCGCCGCGCACCCGCCGGAGACCGGCGAGCACCACCCCGAACCGGAATCCCCCTCCCCCTCCCCCTCCTCTGACACCGCCGCCGCACCCGACGACGGGGGAACGGCAGGGCAGTAG
- a CDS encoding response regulator, with translation MTPPQETASILIVDDMEENLVALEAVLGSLAQKVVRARSGEEALKAMLREEFAVVLIDVLMPGMNGFETAANIKGLDQTKDVPIILLTGASVDPNYAYRGYTVGAADFLIKPFDPWLLRTKVNVFLELHRKNRQLAAQADQLKRLLTASGARAAEPAESGLPPTASPAPPQEPAPPDAAPLPSPPADQDESARLAEIASQLAQIELLLRDAKDAEQAGLADRITALEQGVSRLLVGRGP, from the coding sequence ATGACACCACCGCAGGAGACAGCCAGCATTCTCATCGTCGACGACATGGAGGAAAACCTGGTCGCCCTCGAAGCCGTACTGGGCTCCCTCGCCCAGAAAGTCGTCCGCGCCCGCTCCGGCGAGGAAGCGCTCAAGGCCATGCTCCGCGAGGAGTTCGCGGTCGTGCTCATCGACGTGCTGATGCCGGGCATGAACGGATTCGAGACGGCGGCCAACATCAAGGGCCTGGATCAGACGAAGGACGTCCCCATCATCCTGCTCACCGGCGCCTCCGTGGACCCCAACTACGCCTACCGCGGCTATACGGTCGGCGCCGCCGATTTCCTCATCAAACCCTTCGACCCCTGGCTGCTGCGCACCAAGGTCAACGTCTTCCTCGAACTGCACCGCAAGAACCGCCAACTCGCCGCCCAGGCCGATCAGTTGAAGCGCCTGCTGACGGCGTCCGGGGCACGCGCCGCAGAGCCGGCCGAGTCCGGGCTGCCACCCACGGCGTCCCCCGCACCACCGCAGGAGCCCGCCCCGCCGGACGCCGCCCCGCTGCCGTCCCCTCCCGCCGACCAGGACGAATCCGCCCGCCTCGCCGAGATCGCCAGCCAGCTCGCCCAGATCGAACTCCTGCTGCGCGACGCGAAGGACGCCGAGCAGGCCGGCCTGGCCGACCGCATCACGGCCCTGGAGCAGGGGGTGAGCCGGCTGCTGGTGGGCCGCGGCCCGTAA
- a CDS encoding SigE family RNA polymerase sigma factor — MTTSVCTSASTPAVFPSFASYVRARGPVLLRAARSLSSNPNDAEDLLQTALTKTFVAWERIEDHRALDGYVRRALINTRTSQWRKRKVEEFACDELPEPDPTPAPDPAELQGLRDAMWRAVMRLPARQRAMVVLRYYEDLSEAQTAEVMEVSVGTVKSAVSRALAKLREDPELALIGS; from the coding sequence ATGACCACGTCTGTGTGCACCAGCGCCTCGACCCCCGCTGTGTTCCCGTCGTTCGCCTCCTACGTACGGGCCCGGGGACCGGTTCTGCTGCGCGCCGCGCGGTCCCTGTCCTCGAACCCGAACGATGCGGAGGACCTGCTCCAGACCGCGCTCACCAAGACCTTCGTGGCCTGGGAGCGCATCGAGGACCACCGCGCGCTGGACGGCTATGTCCGCCGTGCGCTGATCAACACCCGCACCTCCCAGTGGCGCAAGCGCAAGGTGGAGGAGTTCGCCTGCGACGAGCTGCCGGAGCCGGACCCGACGCCGGCGCCCGATCCGGCCGAGCTCCAGGGGCTGCGGGACGCGATGTGGCGTGCGGTGATGCGGCTGCCCGCCCGGCAGCGGGCGATGGTCGTCCTGAGGTATTACGAGGACCTCAGCGAGGCCCAGACCGCCGAGGTCATGGAGGTCTCGGTCGGCACGGTCAAGAGCGCCGTCTCCCGCGCGCTGGCCAAGCTCCGGGAGGACCCGGAGCTGGCCCTCATCGGGTCCTGA
- a CDS encoding lipid-transfer protein — protein MTLHRPDALGGRAAIAGIGATEFSKDSGRSELKLAVEAVHAALDDAGLTPADADGLVTFTMDTNPEITVAQAAGMGELSFFSRVHYGGGAACATVLQAALAVATGLAEVVVCYRAFNERSGRRFGSGVQQREPSAEGTALGWNLPFGLLTPASWVAMAARRYLHTYGLTPDAFGHVAVTDRRHAARNPAAYFYGKPITLADHAASRWIVEPLRLLDCCQETDGAQAIVVTSVERARDLPHPPALITAAAQGAGRAQEQMTSFYRDDLTGLPEMNVVARQLWRTSGLTPADIDVAVLYDHFTPFVLMQLEEFGFCGPGEAAGFVAADSLPLNTHGGQLGEAYLHGMNGIAEAVRQLRGTSVNQAGTPAHALVTAGTGVPTSGLVLGRA, from the coding sequence ATGACCCTCCACCGCCCCGACGCGCTCGGCGGCCGGGCCGCCATCGCCGGCATCGGCGCGACGGAGTTCTCCAAGGACTCCGGCCGCAGCGAGCTCAAGCTCGCCGTCGAGGCCGTGCACGCCGCCCTCGACGACGCCGGGCTGACCCCGGCCGACGCCGACGGCCTGGTCACCTTCACCATGGACACCAACCCGGAGATCACGGTCGCCCAGGCGGCCGGCATGGGTGAGCTGTCGTTCTTCTCCCGCGTCCACTACGGAGGCGGTGCGGCCTGTGCCACCGTCCTCCAGGCGGCCCTGGCGGTCGCCACCGGGCTCGCCGAGGTCGTGGTCTGCTACCGCGCCTTCAACGAGCGCTCCGGCCGCCGCTTCGGCTCCGGCGTCCAGCAGCGCGAACCGTCCGCCGAGGGCACCGCGCTCGGCTGGAACCTCCCCTTCGGACTGCTCACCCCCGCCTCCTGGGTGGCCATGGCCGCCCGGCGCTATCTGCACACCTACGGCCTGACCCCGGACGCCTTCGGCCATGTCGCGGTTACCGACCGCCGCCACGCCGCCCGCAACCCGGCCGCGTACTTCTACGGGAAGCCCATCACCCTCGCCGACCACGCCGCCTCCCGATGGATCGTCGAGCCGCTGCGCCTGCTGGACTGCTGCCAGGAGACGGACGGCGCGCAGGCGATCGTGGTGACGTCCGTGGAGCGGGCCCGCGACCTCCCGCACCCGCCCGCGCTGATCACGGCGGCGGCGCAGGGGGCCGGCCGCGCCCAGGAGCAGATGACCAGCTTCTACCGCGACGACCTGACCGGCCTGCCCGAGATGAACGTCGTCGCCCGCCAGCTCTGGCGCACGTCCGGGCTCACCCCCGCCGACATCGACGTCGCCGTCCTCTACGACCACTTCACCCCGTTCGTGCTGATGCAGCTGGAGGAGTTCGGCTTCTGCGGCCCCGGGGAGGCGGCCGGTTTCGTGGCCGCCGACAGCCTCCCCCTCAACACCCACGGCGGCCAGCTCGGCGAGGCGTACCTGCACGGGATGAACGGCATCGCCGAGGCGGTGCGCCAGCTCCGCGGCACCAGCGTGAACCAGGCCGGGACCCCCGCCCACGCCCTGGTCACGGCCGGTACGGGTGTCCCCACCTCGGGGCTGGTCCTGGGCCGGGCGTAG
- a CDS encoding MaoC family dehydratase — MSLPASDDPAVPVAAPGDELPPLTLPITRTLIVSGAIASRDYQDVHHDAEAAREKGSPDIFMNILTTNGLVGRYITDHFGPRSVLRKVAIRLGAPNYPGDTMVLRGTVTAVDGDTAHVRVIGANGLGHHVTGTVVVTVPAAEGRAATR, encoded by the coding sequence GTGAGCCTTCCTGCGAGCGATGACCCGGCCGTGCCCGTCGCCGCCCCGGGCGACGAGCTGCCGCCCCTGACGCTCCCCATCACCCGCACCCTGATCGTCTCCGGGGCCATCGCCTCACGGGACTACCAGGACGTGCACCACGACGCCGAGGCGGCCAGGGAGAAGGGCTCCCCGGACATCTTCATGAACATCCTCACCACCAACGGGCTGGTCGGCCGCTACATCACCGACCACTTCGGCCCCCGGTCCGTCCTGCGCAAGGTCGCCATCCGGCTCGGCGCGCCCAACTACCCGGGAGACACCATGGTGTTGCGCGGTACGGTCACCGCCGTCGACGGCGACACGGCCCACGTGCGGGTCATCGGCGCCAACGGCCTCGGCCACCACGTCACCGGCACCGTCGTCGTCACCGTCCCCGCCGCCGAGGGCCGGGCGGCCACCCGATGA